CAGCCGGGGCGAGTCCGCCTTCGACGGTCAGATGATCAGACGGGAAATCTTCGAGCCTTCCAGCGACACGCCCGCCATCAGCCCGCCGTTGGTCAGCACGAAGGCTTCGACGGGGCTCATGGCCGTCGACGTATCGACATTGCCGTTCGCACCGACCTTCACGAGCGCGACGGTCGCATCAACGCCCGCCGCCCACCCCTGGCTGCGCGTGAAGCTGCTAAGCGCCTCGTCCGTCATGAACAGCATGACGACCGCCTTCGACTGCGCGCCGATCTGCAACCCGAATGATGCCGCCGTGAGGCTGTAATAGCCCGAGGTCTGCCCGCCGACACGCAGCGCGCCCTGCCCGTACTGTCCGCCGAACCAGAAGCCCGCCGAGATCACCGACGGAAACACGAGGATGCCGCGCGCCTTGTCCGCGAGTTCGCGCGAGCCGCCGATGGCGTTGAAGAGCCGCGTGAGCGTCGCGTTGACGTCGGCGTCGATCGACTGGCGCTTGCCCGCGTTCGCTTCAGGCGACGCATCCGACGACGGCCCCGTGGTCGTGCAGCCGGCAAGTGCAAGCCCGCCCGTGGCGAGCGTGGCCGTGGCCATCGCGATGAATCGGCGGCGGTGCATTGTCATTGTGCGTTCCTTGCTTGGTTTCGTTGTTGATTCCGATATCGGGAATGGCCGTCTAATGGCGGTCTATTCGATGACAGCGGATGCGGCACGGGAGTTCCTTGCGTCGTCTGTCTCAAGCCTTCGCTGCAATGCGCTCGTGCACCGCGCGGCAATGACGAACCAGTTCGGGCCGCGACACCACATACGCTTTCAACGGCGTGTCGATTTCGTAGAAGTAAATGTTCGCGACAAAGCCGTAGATCGCCGCGTCGATGGTCGCCGGTTCGGGGCCGAACACGAAGCCACTGTTGCCGAGCAGATCGGCGACGACGCGCAGATCGCCGATCCCGCGCACGTACACCTGATCGGGCTCGTAGCGGCCGATACCCTGATAGTGATAGCGCTGCCGGTTGTACTCGCGTGCCGCTTCGAGATCGTTCGCCGTGACGTCCGCATGCTCGCGCAGCACGGCATCGCGAAACGCCGGCCAGTAGCGTTCGTCGCGCCAGCGCGAATAGCTCATCGGCCAGTAGAGGTCGTCGAGTGTGCGGCGCACCAGAAAGTCGAGATTCGCCTGCCCCTGGGACAGCGCGGCATCGACCCGCAGATCGTATCTGCCCTTCAGATACGCGATGATCGCGTCGCTGTCGCCGACCGTCTCGCCATCATCCGACAGATAGGGCAGCTGGCCGCGCGGCGCGTGCGAGGTATCGAGAATATGCCGGTGCTCGAATTCGAGCCCGCATAGCCGCATGAACGCGTAGACCTTCAGGCCGAACGCGTTGTTATCGGCGACACCATACAGATCGGGGTACGAGTAGAGCGTCAGCATGAAAACGTCTCCATGTGTATCGGTCCGAGGTCAGCTGCGCGGACGCGGCGTTGCAGCATGCGTTCTTAACACCATTGCGGCGACGTTTCACGTGCGACAGCCCACATTCGGCGGCAGCGGTTTTTTATTCGGTTTTAATGAGAATCGCGCTACGCTAGGCCTAATGTCAGTCTGGAGAAAGGGCATGACGAAGACCCGAGCGATCCTGCGCGCCATTTTCGGCATCCATCATGCTCACGAACCGGCCGCGCGACGTGACGCGGCAAGCCGCAGCGTGATGATGCGCGTGACGCTCGACGCGCAACACGTCACGCCGTTGCGTCGCGCGCTCACGCGCGATTGCGCGGGCCAGCCGTGGACGATCCGCATCGCGACGCTGCCGCATACCGAGCGCGTGCAATTGTCGCTCTATCTGCCGAAAGACGCGGTGCATGGTGCGATCCAACAGGTGACGCGAATCGCGCCCGCTGCGCAGTTCGGTCATCTGTTCGAGATTCCCGATACGCCGACGGACGGCTGGCGCGACCTGCTGCGCGCCTCGTCGTGGGCTCAGGCTGCGAGCGTGCTGCGCCCGGCGAAGCCCGCCAGAACCAGCGAAGCCGACGACATCGAAACGCTCGACCGTCTGCTGGGCGCCGGGAACGTGCTGCTCGATGCCGACATTGCCGATCGCGACGCACTCTTCGCGCAACTCGGCGCGTTCTGCGCAAGCCGCTATGGCGTGCCAGCGAGCCAGGTGATCGACGGCCTGAACAAGCGAGAAGCGCTCGGCTCGACCGGGCTCGGACAAGGTGTCGCCGTGCCGCATAGCCAGATCGCGGGCCTGTTGAGCGCCGTGGTTCTCTATGTGCGGCCGCGTGTGCCGCTCGATTTCGACGCACCCGACGCGAAGCCCGTCAGTGACGTCATTGCGTTGCTCGTGCCCGAAGGCGCGAACACGATGCATCTGAATCTGCTCGCGGATGTCGCGCAGCGCTTCTGCGATCAGCATTTTCGCGAGCGCCTGCACGCATGCGGCAGTGCAAGCGAAGTCTGCCGGCTGTTCGCCAACGCCGCCCAGGCGTCCGGGCTGGCGTCGGCGATACCGCATGCCGCCTCACGCGGCGACGCCTCCGGCGCACAACTCAGGGCGTGAAAATCGCTCGACCCTTCGCGTCACCTCTCGCGCTGAACGTGCGTCATTCCCAGCCGTTTTCGCGCCGGCCGTGCGGCGCCGCGACGCGCAAGGTCTGCTGCGTGCGCCGGAACACGCGTGGCGGCACGCTCGGCGAATCTTCCGCGAGACGATCGAGAATCTCGCGCACTTCGCTGACGTAGCGGCCGTCGCGCGCGCCCGGATCTCCCGCATAGATCGCTTCGAGCCGACGCCGCACTGCGCCGTAGCGCGCCCCTGCCGCGCGATGCGCTTCGGCGCGCTCCGCATAGCGCAGAAACGTCTGCAACGCCGCCGATGCGGCCGCCGTAATACTCACCAGTCCGACGACGAGCCGCGCCCACGGTGAATCTTCCGATACCACCAGCGACAGGAACACCGTTGTGCCGACCACAGCCGACAGCACCGTCACGCCGATACCGAACAGCCGGTTGCGGGAGGCGAGCAGATCGGCCATGTCATAGTGGCTCTTCTGCGATTCGCGCGCGCGGCGGATCCATTTCAGCAGCAGCTCGTCCTCGCTGGCGGGCGGCCTGTAGTCGCTGTGCGCGCCCGCGGCGGCGTCGGTCCGTGAGCCAGCAGGCGCGCGCGCTTGCGAATCCGTATCGATCGTCGTCATGCCGTTGCCCTTTCATCGACGGGGAGAGGCCAGCATAGCATCGTCGCGTGAGGCCGACGGGCATCGAACGCTGCGCGTCGGGAATGCTGGATGCGCGCAATGACAGGCGGACAGCGGCCGGGACGGCCGCCGGACTTCGCGGCGAAACTTGGTAGGATGACGGGATCGCAGGAGCATCGATGGCAAAGCACGAAGTGCAATCGTGGTATCGGCCACCGCAGGATGAAGTCTGTCCGCTGTGCGGCCGCACGATTCCGCCGGAGCAGCGCGACGAGCATCATATGGTCCCGAAGGCGGAAGGCGGCCGTGAAACGGTTGCGCTGCACCGGATCTGTCATCGGCAGCTGCATGCGCTCTTTTCGGAGCGCGAGTTGGCCACAACCTATGCATCGGTCGATCGCCTCCTCGACAACGAACAAGTCAGAGCTTTCGTGAACTGGGTACGCACGAAGCCGGCCGGGTTTCATGAACGCACGCGCAGCAGCCGGCGCAAGCGGTGAAACACGACCGCGCGCCATGCGATAACGACGGAACGAGTTATGCCTGTGTACGACTACACCTGCGCCGACTGCGGCGCGTTTGAAGCAGTGCGGCGGATCGCGGAACGCGACGAGCCCGCGGCCTGCCCCCGCTGCGGCACGCTCGCGCAACGCGTGCGGATCGGCGCGCCCGCATTGCTGGGCGGCGCGTCGGGCGACGCCTCCGGCGGCGAAGGCGGCTATGGGATGCGGCATCGCGGCTGCTCCTGCTGTCCGTGAGCGGACCGGCCCACATCCGTTTCGCTTGCACAGCCGCGTGCCGCCCGCCACGGCCCCTCACTTCCACCGCCTGAAGGTCGCGCCATGCCGCTTCGCCTGCCGCCGCTGAATTCACTGCGTTTCTTCGAGGCGGCCGCGCGGCTCGGCAGCTTCAAGCTCGCCGCCGCCGAGCTCAATGTCACGCCCAGCGCGGTGAGTCACGGCATCGTCGCGCTCGAAGAGACGCTCGGCGTCGCGCTGTTCGTGCGCGAGCCCCGCAAGCTGTCGTTGACGCCTGCGGGCGAACTGTATTTTCCCTATATTGCCGAAGCGTTTTCGCTGATCCTCACGGGCACCCAGCGCCTGCCCGATGGCCGAACGCATCGCACGATCTCGGTGAGCTGTGCGCCGACACTCGCCGCGCGCTGGCTCGTGCCGCGCCTGCACGACTTTCGCGCGCAGTGGCCGAACCTCGACGTGTCCGTCGATACATCGCGCCGTCAGGTAGGCTTCCCCGTCGACGGCTTCGATTTCGGCATCCGCCTGAGCCGCGGCCCCGTGCCCGGCAGCGACTGGAACCGGCTGTTCGGCGAGAAGCTCGTGCCCGTGTGCAGTCCCGCGTGCCGGGAGACACTGGTCGACGCGCACGGCGAAGTCGACTTGCGCCGCGCGACGCTGATTCACGTCGATACCGCGAGCGACGACTGGCAGACGTGGCTCGACGGCGCGGGCATCCGCAATATCGACGCGACGGGCGGCCTGCGCTTCGACACGATCCAGCTTGCGCTCGAAGCGGCGACGACAGGCATGGGCGTCGCGGTCGGCAGACGGCCGCTCGTGAACCGCGAGCTCGATGCCGGCATGCTCGTCAAAGCGAGCACGTTAAGCGTCGATGCAAAAACGTCCTACTGGCTCGTTTGCTCGGAACGCGCGGACGAGCGTCCCGAGTTGCAGGCATTCAAGCGCTGGTTGTTGCACGAAGCGCTCGCATTCGAAGCCCTGTCCACGCATGACGTCACCGCGTGCGCTGCGGCCATGCGCTAGCGGCAGCGCGCATCGCGAGTGAATTTTCTTCACCCGTCGCCGAAAACTTTTCGTTTGTCGTGCTGCAGCGCTATTGCGACGATGCGGCAAGGAGGAAACGAAACATGTCGACGGCCAGATCATCCGCTTACGCAGCACCCCTCAGAAACCCGACGCTCTATGTGATTCTCGCCGCCGCGCTGATCCTCAGCGCGGCAATGGGCATCCGGCAGACCTTCGGCCTGTTCATCGGGCCGTTTTCGTATGACCGCGGTCTGCCCGTCACGCTGATCGCGTTTGCAATCGCGCTGCACAATCTCGTGTGGGGTTTCGCGCAGCCGTTCGCGGGCGCCGCTGCCGACCGCTACGGCGCGGCGCCTGTGGTCGCCTTTGGCGCGACCACGTTCGCCGCAGGCCTTGCCCTGGCCGCGAGCGCGCCCTCCGGCATCGCGCTGATCGCGGGGCTCGGGCTGCTGGTCGGCATCGGCGTGAGCTGCACGACGTTCGGCGTCGTGCTGACAGCCGTCGGACGTGTCGCGACGCCCGCACAGCGCAGCATGGCGATGGGGCTCGCGAGCGCGGGCGGCTCGCTTGGACAGGTGCTGATGGTGCCGTTCGCGCAACTGGTGCGCGAGAGCTCGGGCGTCTCGACGTCGCTCTTCGCGCTCGCGTTCCTGATGCTCGTCGCCGCGCCGTTCGGCATCCTGCTCGACCGCCGGCGCGACGCCAGCGTACAGCACGTTGAAGCGCCCGCCGCCACATCGTTGCGCGAAACGCTGACCGACGCGACGCAGCATCGCGGCTACCGCCTGCTGACGCTCGGCTTCTTCACGTGCGGCTTCCAGCTTGCCTTCATCGCGACCCATCTGCCCGGCTACCTGACGCTGTGCCACATGCCGATGGGACTCGGCGCGACCGCGCTCGCGCTGATCGGCCTGTTCAACATGGCGGGCAGCTGGGCATGCGGCTGGCTCGGCGGGCGATTTCGTCAGCAGCACGTGCTCGGCTGGCTGTATCTGATGCGCGGCGCGACGATTGCCGCGTTCTTCCTGCTGCCGAAATCGACCATTTCAGTCGTGCTGTTCGCAGCCGTGATGGGCCTGACCTGGCTCGGCACCGTGCCGCTCACGAGCGGCCTGATCGCGAAGATGTTCGGCACGCGCCATCTGGGCACGCTGTTCGGCGTCGTGTTTCTCAGCCACCAGCTCGGTTCGTTTCTCGGCGCATGGCTGGGCGGCTACGTGTTCGACGCGACGGGTTCGTACACGCCGATCTGGGCCGCGACGGCGCTCGCGGGACTGTTCGCCGCTTTGCTGCATTTCCCGATCGACGACACCGTTCATGCAAGCGCCGAACCGGCAAGCGCGTGACGCTTTTTCAGAGGCCGGCACGTATTGGTAGCGGCATTTGCGGACGGCTCGCGCCGTCCGCTTCTTTCTCGTGCTTGCCGCTGCGCGCAGCGACGCCATGTGCCGTCAGGTTTTCGGCGTGTCGCCGAGCATCACGGTCCAGCCGAGGCCGCGCACGTTACGGATCACCGCCTGGCCGAACTTCTTGCGCACGGAATGAATGAGCACGTCGACGGCATTGCTCTCCACTTCCTTGCCCCAGCCATACAGCTTGTCTTCGAGCTGATCGCGCGACAGGATCGTGCCGGGCCGTTCGAGAAACGCGAGCATCAGCGCAAACTCGCGTGCCGACAGCACCGACGACACGCCGTTGCAGCACAGCATGCGCTTGTCGAGATCGAGGTTCAACGCATCGTCGCCGAGACGCGACGACGCGTAGCCCGCCTTGCGGCGCAGGACGGCGCGCATGCGCGCCATCAGTTCGGGCACGTCGAACGGTTTGAGCACGTAGTCGTCGGCGCCGACATCGAGGCCTTGCACGCGCGCTTCGAGATCGTCGCGTGCGGTGAGGATCAGCACGGGCACCGTATTGCCCGCGCCCCGTGCCGTCTTCAGCAATTCGATGCCGCCCATGCCGGGCAATCCCAGGTCGAGCAGCACGACGGTGTATTCGGCGGCGGCGATGGCCGCGCTGCCCGCGTTGCCGTCGCGCACCCAGTCGACGCTGTAGTCCGCGTCCTGCAGGGCGCGCATCAGACTTTGACCGATCTGCAGATCGTCTTCAACCAGTAGCACTCGCATGATGTCGTTTCCACAGCAACGAAGCGTTGTCGTTTGCTGCGGCGCGAGGACCGATCCGCCGCGCGGCGTCATTGCACGGGCGGTGTGCGATTCCGGGCCGTAGCCGCCGGCTCGCCTTGCTCTCGTGCGCCGGCCTGATCGCATGATAACCGAGCCTGCACGGCCGGCGCCGAGCGGCGTTCGCGCCCAGGGTCTCGACGTTCAGGGCACGGCAGCAAATCCGATCGAGGCGACGATGCCGGACTGTCCATCCGTGCGATTGCGCAGCGTCACCGCGCCGCCGTACCGGTTCGCGATCGCCTGCACGATCGACAGACCGAGCCCGCTGCCTTCGATCTGCGTATTGGCCCGGAAGAAGCGGTCGAACACACGCGGCAGTTGCGCCTCGTCGATGCCAGGCCCCGAATCGACGACTTCGATCCACGCCATTCCATCTCGCACATGCACGCTCAAATCGACCTTGCCGCCGTCCGGCGTATAGCGGATCGCGTTGCTCACCAGGTTGCGCAGCGCAACGCCGATGTCGGCTTCGTTCGCATACACATGCGCGCCCATCATTTCGTCGGCGCCGATGTCGATGCCGCGCTGCAACGCAATGGGCAGTACTTCGGCCACGGCATCGACGACGACGGCCGACACGTCGACGCGCGTCAGCGTATCCGCCTTCAGCGCCGCATCGGCACGCGCGAGCCGCAGCAGTTGTGCGATCAGCCGGCCGCTGCGCCGGATGCCGCTTTGCAGCTCGCGAAAACGCTCCTGATTGCCGGGCGCAATATGCGGCTGCAGATTGTCCGCCTGCAATTGAAGCGCGGTGAGCGGCGTGCGCAGTTCATGTGCGGCGTCGGAGATGAATTTGCGTTCGCTTTCGATCGACTGTTCGAGACGCCCAATCATCGTGTTGATCGACGTGATGAACGGGCGGATCTCCGTCGGCACGCCCGAGGTGGACAGTTGCTCGAAATGCGTCATGTCGATCGCCTTGACCTGCGCGCCGAGGCGCGTCAAGCGGCGCAACGCGCGCCGCACGACGAGCAGCACGGCAATCCAGACCAGCGGCACCAGCACGATCATCGGCCACAGCGTATCCAGCGAGCGCGCCTGCGCGAGTTCGTGCCGCACGCGCGAGCGCTGCGCGACCTGGATCACCATCGACGGTTCGCGCAGCGTGTAAATGCGCCAGCTTTCGCCGCCCACCATTGCCGTCGTGAAGCCTGGATCGGCGTCGCGCGGCAAGGCGAGCGCGGGATCCGTGGAGCGATACGGCGTGGCGATGTCGTCTCTCCAGACCGTGACGTAGATATCGCGTTCCGGTTGTGAGCCACGTGACGGAATGGCGGGCAGCGATTCGGCGAGCCCGCTCTTGTACAGCCGCGACGCCGCCTGTTCGAGACGCAGATCGAGCAGCGCGCTCATGCCCGCTTTCGCGAGCTGCCACGAACTGATGCCCTGCACCACGCCGACGACGCTCACCAGCACGCACAACGCGAGCACGAGTTGATTTCTGAGCGAGCGGATCTTGGGCATGGACATGGTTGCGACGCTTGCCGTCCCGTGAGCGTGTTGTGCAGCTGGTGAGTCTGCCGACAAGGCTGCGTGCGCGCCTCTTTGCACACCCGTCTGCCGACGTGATGCAGAGCCTGTCGGCGAGCCGATTCTACACCGCACGGCATGCTCTCCCGGTTGCAAAAGCATGGATCGGCACGCGCAGATTTCTCTGCGCGTCCGCGCTTTCCATCGTGTGCAGCATGGTATTCCGCAAGCCTTCAATGCCCGACATAGATCGACTTCAATCCGGCGTCGTATTGGGGATGAAAAGGCGCGCCCGCCTGCGACGTGCCGCCTGTCACGCCGCCGTATTCGTCCGTCTGCCGCGCATCGATGCGCGCCTGCGCGGCTTCGATGGCGGCCGGATAGTGCGCGTTGCCGCCCGCCGGGTCGTCGCCCGCGCTGTCGGGCTGCACAACCTGCGCGAGGACGCCCGCTCGGGTGACGGGTGCGTTCGACTGCGCGAATGTGGCGATGGGCAACGCCAGCGCAATAGCGGCAGCAGCCGTGCGAATCAGCGTTTTCATGATGTTTCCTCCAGATGTCGATTGGGTGAGCCTGCGATGAAGCTCATCGTAGCGCCCGACAATTAGAAGAAAATGAGCGGCCGCTGGCGGTGCATTCATGCCGCGTGTCAACGGCTGGCCGCTGATGCGGTTGCCTCCATTTCAGGGCGGGCGTCTTGTGCAGCAACTGGATCTCGCGTTCCGCATCGCGAATGAGCGCGCGCTCCACGTCGTAGCGCCTTTCGAATCCACGTTTCAGCGCGCTCGCGAAAGCGCACAGCAATCTCATTTCCCGCTAATTCAGCCCGCCTACGATGCATTCCGTCGATGCATCGTCCCCGATCTCAGGCGACCAAAAGACACTTGAAACCAGGCCTGCGCATCGCACTCGTCTTTCATCGCACTACTGAAGGAGAACATCATGTTTAGCGAAATCGCACGCCGACTCGGCACGCTGCTCCCCCATTCACGCGAAAGCGAACGGGAAGCCTGGCTCGCATCGTCGACGGACCTGGCCGATCTCGAACGCCGCATGCGCACGGTCGACGACACCGATTATCCGTTTCACGTGCACTCGAGCGTGGTGCCGCGCGACTGGATCGCGTGACGCGGATTGCGTCATTGATCGAATCGAATCGACTCGAAGCAAAGGAATGGAGATCTCAAATGCGACACTATCGAAGCGACAGTCCCGAAGCGGCAGCCCGGATCGTGGCCGCCTGCCTGCTGTCGGATGGACACGTGGGTATCGACGAACTCGAAGCGCTGGAGCGCCACGGGATGGAAGAACGGCTGAAGTTGAACCGCGCACAGCTGCTCGCCGTCATCCAACAGATGTGCGAGGACCTGACGTCGACGGCCTATCTGAACTGGGGGGATACCTGCCGGCTGGACCCCGCCGCGATCTTCGGGCTCGCGCAGGACATCAAGGACTGGCGGCTGCGCCGCGAGATCATCGCGCTGTGTGAGGAAGGCGCGCAGGCGGACGGCCATCTCTCCGACGCGCAAGCGCTGTTCATCCGCACGCTGCACGCCGCGTGGTACATGCCCGGAGCGCGCGAAACATACGAGAGCCCGCGCTCGCGCGAAAGACTGACGCTGGCGCGGAATCACTCTCGCTGAAGCGTTGGCGCCCTGCTCCACGCCTCGCGCTGTCCCGTCGAAGGCGCAATCGCCCGGACAGGACAGCGCTGCGCGCATGGCGCGTGCGTCGATGCGCCGCCCATAGCACGAAACTCGCTATCGATAGCGCAACACGAATGGACACGTTCGCACGAATCGTCGGTTCACTTTGCGCGGGCGGCCTGCTTGAATGAACGCTCCCTCTACATGGAGACGTCAGATGTCGAATACGCACGCGGCCCTCGCCTCATCGAAGGGCGGCGCCCTCGCCGGGCATACGGCACCCGAAACGCTCGATGTGCGACGCGTCGCCGGCCGCATCGGCGCAGAGATTCGAGGCATCGAGCTGTCCGGGTCCATCGGTGCGCCGACCTTCGATGCGATCCACGCCGCGCTACTGAAGCACAAGGTTCTATTCTTTCGTGGCCAGCAGCATCTGGACGACGCCGCACAGGAAGCGTTCGCGCGACGCTTCGGCGAAACTGTCGCACACCCGACCGTGCCGTCCGTCGATGGCAGCCGCCATCTGCTCGAACTCGATTCGCAGCACGGCGCGCGGGCGAACTCGTGGCACACGGACGTCACCTTCGTCGACGCCTATCCGAAGATTTCGATCCTTCGCGCGGTCGTGATTCCGCCCTTTGGCGGCGACACCGTCTGGGCCAATACGGCCGCCGCGTACGAGCATCTGCCCGAGCCGCTGCGCCGTCTGGCCGATACACTGTGGGCGCTGCACACGAACGCGTACGACTACGCGTCGTCACACGTGGATGCCGACGGCGAGCAGCTGAAGCGCTACCGCGAAGTGTTCACGTCGACGGTGTACGAGACGGAGCATCCCGTCGTGCGCGTGCATCCGGAAACGGGCGAACGCTCGCTCGTGCTCGGTCATTTCGTGCAGCGCCTGAAGGGACTGTCGGCGAGCGAGTCGGCGCATCTGCTGCAGGTCTTCCACGACCACGTCACGCGGCTCGAAAACACCGTGCGCTGGAGCTGGACGCAAGGTGACGTCGCTATC
This Paraburkholderia phymatum STM815 DNA region includes the following protein-coding sequences:
- a CDS encoding FmdB family zinc ribbon protein, with the protein product MPVYDYTCADCGAFEAVRRIAERDEPAACPRCGTLAQRVRIGAPALLGGASGDASGGEGGYGMRHRGCSCCP
- a CDS encoding TauD/TfdA dioxygenase family protein encodes the protein MSNTHAALASSKGGALAGHTAPETLDVRRVAGRIGAEIRGIELSGSIGAPTFDAIHAALLKHKVLFFRGQQHLDDAAQEAFARRFGETVAHPTVPSVDGSRHLLELDSQHGARANSWHTDVTFVDAYPKISILRAVVIPPFGGDTVWANTAAAYEHLPEPLRRLADTLWALHTNAYDYASSHVDADGEQLKRYREVFTSTVYETEHPVVRVHPETGERSLVLGHFVQRLKGLSASESAHLLQVFHDHVTRLENTVRWSWTQGDVAIWDNRATQHYAINDYGDAHRVVRRATVHGDVPVSIDGRHSVVVRGAGATLQ
- a CDS encoding tellurite resistance TerB family protein, whose protein sequence is MRHYRSDSPEAAARIVAACLLSDGHVGIDELEALERHGMEERLKLNRAQLLAVIQQMCEDLTSTAYLNWGDTCRLDPAAIFGLAQDIKDWRLRREIIALCEEGAQADGHLSDAQALFIRTLHAAWYMPGARETYESPRSRERLTLARNHSR
- a CDS encoding MFS transporter codes for the protein MSTARSSAYAAPLRNPTLYVILAAALILSAAMGIRQTFGLFIGPFSYDRGLPVTLIAFAIALHNLVWGFAQPFAGAAADRYGAAPVVAFGATTFAAGLALAASAPSGIALIAGLGLLVGIGVSCTTFGVVLTAVGRVATPAQRSMAMGLASAGGSLGQVLMVPFAQLVRESSGVSTSLFALAFLMLVAAPFGILLDRRRDASVQHVEAPAATSLRETLTDATQHRGYRLLTLGFFTCGFQLAFIATHLPGYLTLCHMPMGLGATALALIGLFNMAGSWACGWLGGRFRQQHVLGWLYLMRGATIAAFFLLPKSTISVVLFAAVMGLTWLGTVPLTSGLIAKMFGTRHLGTLFGVVFLSHQLGSFLGAWLGGYVFDATGSYTPIWAATALAGLFAALLHFPIDDTVHASAEPASA
- a CDS encoding BPSL1445 family SYLF domain-containing lipoprotein, translated to MHRRRFIAMATATLATGGLALAGCTTTGPSSDASPEANAGKRQSIDADVNATLTRLFNAIGGSRELADKARGILVFPSVISAGFWFGGQYGQGALRVGGQTSGYYSLTAASFGLQIGAQSKAVVMLFMTDEALSSFTRSQGWAAGVDATVALVKVGANGNVDTSTAMSPVEAFVLTNGGLMAGVSLEGSKISRLII
- a CDS encoding glutathione S-transferase C-terminal domain-containing protein, with protein sequence MLTLYSYPDLYGVADNNAFGLKVYAFMRLCGLEFEHRHILDTSHAPRGQLPYLSDDGETVGDSDAIIAYLKGRYDLRVDAALSQGQANLDFLVRRTLDDLYWPMSYSRWRDERYWPAFRDAVLREHADVTANDLEAAREYNRQRYHYQGIGRYEPDQVYVRGIGDLRVVADLLGNSGFVFGPEPATIDAAIYGFVANIYFYEIDTPLKAYVVSRPELVRHCRAVHERIAAKA
- a CDS encoding HNH endonuclease family protein — translated: MAKHEVQSWYRPPQDEVCPLCGRTIPPEQRDEHHMVPKAEGGRETVALHRICHRQLHALFSERELATTYASVDRLLDNEQVRAFVNWVRTKPAGFHERTRSSRRKR
- the gcvA gene encoding transcriptional regulator GcvA gives rise to the protein MPLRLPPLNSLRFFEAAARLGSFKLAAAELNVTPSAVSHGIVALEETLGVALFVREPRKLSLTPAGELYFPYIAEAFSLILTGTQRLPDGRTHRTISVSCAPTLAARWLVPRLHDFRAQWPNLDVSVDTSRRQVGFPVDGFDFGIRLSRGPVPGSDWNRLFGEKLVPVCSPACRETLVDAHGEVDLRRATLIHVDTASDDWQTWLDGAGIRNIDATGGLRFDTIQLALEAATTGMGVAVGRRPLVNRELDAGMLVKASTLSVDAKTSYWLVCSERADERPELQAFKRWLLHEALAFEALSTHDVTACAAAMR
- a CDS encoding sensor histidine kinase, encoding MSMPKIRSLRNQLVLALCVLVSVVGVVQGISSWQLAKAGMSALLDLRLEQAASRLYKSGLAESLPAIPSRGSQPERDIYVTVWRDDIATPYRSTDPALALPRDADPGFTTAMVGGESWRIYTLREPSMVIQVAQRSRVRHELAQARSLDTLWPMIVLVPLVWIAVLLVVRRALRRLTRLGAQVKAIDMTHFEQLSTSGVPTEIRPFITSINTMIGRLEQSIESERKFISDAAHELRTPLTALQLQADNLQPHIAPGNQERFRELQSGIRRSGRLIAQLLRLARADAALKADTLTRVDVSAVVVDAVAEVLPIALQRGIDIGADEMMGAHVYANEADIGVALRNLVSNAIRYTPDGGKVDLSVHVRDGMAWIEVVDSGPGIDEAQLPRVFDRFFRANTQIEGSGLGLSIVQAIANRYGGAVTLRNRTDGQSGIVASIGFAAVP
- a CDS encoding SLATT domain-containing protein, encoding MTTIDTDSQARAPAGSRTDAAAGAHSDYRPPASEDELLLKWIRRARESQKSHYDMADLLASRNRLFGIGVTVLSAVVGTTVFLSLVVSEDSPWARLVVGLVSITAAASAALQTFLRYAERAEAHRAAGARYGAVRRRLEAIYAGDPGARDGRYVSEVREILDRLAEDSPSVPPRVFRRTQQTLRVAAPHGRRENGWE
- a CDS encoding DUF3563 domain-containing protein, which translates into the protein MFSEIARRLGTLLPHSRESEREAWLASSTDLADLERRMRTVDDTDYPFHVHSSVVPRDWIA
- a CDS encoding response regulator transcription factor is translated as MRVLLVEDDLQIGQSLMRALQDADYSVDWVRDGNAGSAAIAAAEYTVVLLDLGLPGMGGIELLKTARGAGNTVPVLILTARDDLEARVQGLDVGADDYVLKPFDVPELMARMRAVLRRKAGYASSRLGDDALNLDLDKRMLCCNGVSSVLSAREFALMLAFLERPGTILSRDQLEDKLYGWGKEVESNAVDVLIHSVRKKFGQAVIRNVRGLGWTVMLGDTPKT
- a CDS encoding PTS sugar transporter subunit IIA; the protein is MTKTRAILRAIFGIHHAHEPAARRDAASRSVMMRVTLDAQHVTPLRRALTRDCAGQPWTIRIATLPHTERVQLSLYLPKDAVHGAIQQVTRIAPAAQFGHLFEIPDTPTDGWRDLLRASSWAQAASVLRPAKPARTSEADDIETLDRLLGAGNVLLDADIADRDALFAQLGAFCASRYGVPASQVIDGLNKREALGSTGLGQGVAVPHSQIAGLLSAVVLYVRPRVPLDFDAPDAKPVSDVIALLVPEGANTMHLNLLADVAQRFCDQHFRERLHACGSASEVCRLFANAAQASGLASAIPHAASRGDASGAQLRA
- a CDS encoding DUF4148 domain-containing protein; its protein translation is MKTLIRTAAAAIALALPIATFAQSNAPVTRAGVLAQVVQPDSAGDDPAGGNAHYPAAIEAAQARIDARQTDEYGGVTGGTSQAGAPFHPQYDAGLKSIYVGH